In Hippoglossus stenolepis isolate QCI-W04-F060 chromosome 5, HSTE1.2, whole genome shotgun sequence, one genomic interval encodes:
- the LOC118109937 gene encoding DENN domain-containing protein 5B isoform X2 produces MSGTAAATAAASCRFAHYFVVCGVDADTGLEPDDGAGESFEQSPIRRSFKSKLLVHYPENTDRNPFSKDAVNMLCMPRGLSFRTQTDRLDPQFHSFTLSSDDGTRSYGFVHTFYEEVTSPQIITAMHTLSQMHHVEHQSSSSSSSPSSSASSASSPSTSSMDSLVSSLDESDAESLAGISGCLGCAGSFDPARDTLYVSKALCLLTPLPFLQASRQFLSQLHQAATSQTAPPLPLESYIHNILYEVPLPPPGRSLRFHGVHRPIVCQRPGPGELPLGEYPLGEAFSLLGVDNMVQLLTCAFLETQVLLCSHDYQRLMTVAEGITTLLFPFQWQHIYLPIVSPPLHHLLDAPMPFLIGIQRRDGAQRSSLHLPHEANLCIVDIDNHCVEAPEDLPMFPNQTELIQELSEVLLRFGLSPQGGVITKPPTTTTTNAPTSPRVSSLVLEDLMEDRRNGNLGGEELAVLERLQALARRCGGGKMSDGEQTLGHVFEEEEEELKAAKLNIQLREVFAGRFSAMFGRYDEFVIHSALDLDSWLSNREGTFSFDKGSFLSVQPTTHLRFMSRFLETSMFSSFVDGKVISRWAERDPLQQLFDNRLEKEGLYDTDKDSHNCHYRKCTTLFESAQATERRLLKADHTAIHPHLLDMRIGQGRHQPGYFPKLQADVLVQGQNTNKWSSRVTASRRSEPKRSTTADHSGMDNEQRQKHTFMRKNLRQAKLLDPSPQAVTQTHREFVDGLLSECRLKTKRMLMERMGKESVDLGHGEANITGLQENTLIHGLCDLLERTWGHGLQLKQGKSALWSHLLHYQAAQGKTETPAESPGSNGSEQRTFDDGALLLRGSLIQDMRFIQIMSEGLSEVGQARSWIHLALEKKMLCQHLKELLTNQKLLRQLYKPHAFLLCEEEREQFLFHLLSLNTVDYLCFTRVFTSISIPYRVVIIPMKKLSIAMATVNPWVCVSGELGDSGVRQITKNTQEIYFQCKNLGRLSTLQLGQENSGLLAKCLIDCVMVYNEITGHTYKFPCGRWLGKGVGDGSLERVLIGQLVSPGGEEDAGRWTGTPPELASPSQTVRIVLGSLGSRSRMQSVEVQENMRETANNLVKHFHKPEQERGNLTVLLCGEGGLVLSLENFLLHGLKSNRLFQRNVFVWDFVEKAVVSLETADQMGDLQGSTLTKGPPCDLLCHYVNAINASPRNIGKEGKFQLFVCLGIRDRLLSQWLPLLAECPLTARTYEDSALLRDRAAVHSLSRILHTLNEFAITLETALVKGVDL; encoded by the exons ATGAGCGGGACTGCGGCGGCCACAGCGGCGGCTTCCTGCCGCTTCGCCCACTACTTTGTTGTGTGTGGAGTGGACGCGGACACGGGCCTGGAGCCGGACGATGGAGCAG gtgaAAGCTTCGAACAGAGCCCCATTAGACGATCCTTCAAGTCAAAGCTTCTGGTGCACTaccctgaaaacacagacaggaacCCCTTCAGTAAAGATGCCGTCAACATG CTGTGTATGCCAAGGGGTCTGTCCTTCCGCACCCAGACCGACAGACTCGATCCTCAGTTCCACTCATTTACACTTTCCTCTGATGATGGCACACGTTCCTACGGCTTTGTCCACACGTTCTACGAGGAGGTGACCAGTCCTCAGATCATCACCGCCATGCACACCCTCAGTCAGATGCACCACGTGGAGCACCAGTCCTCTTCAtcgtcctcctctccctcctcctcggcTTCATCCGCCTCCTCGCCCTCCACCTCCAGCATGGACTCTCTTGTGAGCAGCCTGGACGAGTCAGACGCCGAGTCCCTGGCTGGGATTTCTGGCTGCCTCGGCTGCGCAGGCTCCTTCGATCCAGCACGCGACACCCTGTACGTGTCCAAAGCCCTCTGCCTCCTGACGCCGCTCCCTTTTCTTCAAGCCTCACGACAGTTCCTGTCTCAGCTTCACCAGGCTGCGACGTCGCAAACagctccacctcttcctctggaGAGCTACATCCACAACATCCTGTACGAGGTGCCCCTGCCTCCACCCGGCAGGTCGCTGAGGTTCCACGGCGTGCATCGCCCCATCGTGTGCCAGCGGCCTGGGCCGGGGGAGCTGCCACTGGGGGAGTATCCTCTGGGAGAGGCCTTCTCCCTGCTGGGTGTCGACAATATGGTGCAACTACTTACCTGTGCATTTCTGGAGACTCAAGTTCTGCTTTGCTCTCACG actACCAGCGTTTGATGACGGTGGCAGAGGGCATCACCACTTTGCTTTTCCCATTCCAGTGGCAGCACATCTACCTGCCCATCGTCTCTCCGCCATTGCATCACCTCCTGGACGCCCCCATGCCCTTCCTGATCGGCATCCAGCGCAGAGATGGAGCTCAGCgatcctccctccacctcccacaCGAG GCAAACCTGTGTATCGTCGACATTGACAACCACTGTGTCGAGGCCCCCGAGGACCTGCCCATGTTTCCAAACCAGACCGAGCTCATCCAGGAACTGAGCGAGGTCCTGCTGCGTTTTGGGCTCTCTCCCCAGGGAGGTGTGATCACAaagccccccaccaccaccaccaccaacgcCCCCACCTCGCCACGTGTCAGCAGCCTGGTCCTGGAGGATCTGATGGAGGACAGAAGGAACGGGAACCTCGGCGGCGAGGAGCTGGCAGTGCTGGAGAGGCTGCAGGCTCTGGCAAGGAGGTGCGGAGGAGGGAAAATGTCAGACGGCGAGCAGACGCTGGGACACGTGttcgaagaggaggaggaagagttaaAGGCTGCGAAGCTGAACATTCAGCTGAGGGAGGTGTTTGCTGGACGTTTTTCTGCCATGTTCGGCAGGTATGACGAGTTCGTCATCCACAGCGCTCTGGATCTAGACTCATGGCTGAGCAACCGAGAGGGCACGTTCAGCTTTGACAAG GGTTCCTTCCTCTCGGTTCAGCCCACGACTCACCTGCGTTTCATGTCTCGGTTCCTGGAGACGtccatgttttcttctttcgTCGATGGGAAAGTGATTTCTCGCTGGGCAGAGAGAgatccactgcagcagctgtttgacaACCGGCTGGAGAAAGAAGGACTGTACGACACAGACAAGGACTCCCACAACTGTCACTACAGGAAGTGCACCACGCTCTTTGAGTCAG cccAGGCCACTGAACGCAGACTGCTGAAGGCCGACCACACGGCCATCCACCCCCACCTGCTCGACATGAGGATCGGACAAGGTCGTCACCAGCCGGGCTATTTCCCCAAGCTGCAGGCCGATGTGCTCGTCCAGGGACAAAACACCAACAA GTGGTCCAGTCGTGTGACAGCATCACGCAGGTCTGAGCCCAAGAGATCGACGACAGCGGATCACTCAGGAATGGATAATGAGCAGAGACAG AAGCACACGTTCATGAGGAAGAACCTCCGTCAGGCGAAGCTGCTCGACCCGTCGCCTCAAGCCGTCACTCAGACTCACCGGGAGTTTGTTGATGGGCTGCTGAGCGAGTGTCGTCTGAAG ACCAAGCGGATGCTGATGGAGAGGATGGGGAAGGAGAGTGTGGATCTCGGTCATGGAGAAGCCAACATCACGGGCCTGCAAGAAAACACACTCATCCACGGTCTGTGTGACCTACTGGAGAGAACCTGGGGCCACGGTCTGCAGCTGAAACAG GGGAAGTCTGCTCTCTGGTCCCATCTGCTTCACTACCAGGCAGCCCAGGGGAAGACAGAGACACCAGCTGAGTCTCCAG GGTCCAACGGTTCGGAGCAGAGGACGTTTGATGACGGCGCTCTGCTCCTGAGAGGATCCTTAATACAGGACATGAG GTTTATCCAAATCATGAGTGAGGGTCTGTCCGAGGTGGGTCAGGCCCGGTCCTGGATCCATCTGGCTCTGGAGAAGAAAATGCTTTGCCAGCACCTTAAAGAGCTGCTCACAAACCAGAAGCTGCTCAG GCAGCTGTACAAACCTCATGCATTCCTGCTGtgcgaggaggagagggagcagttTCTGTTCCACCTGCTGTCTCTGAACACCGTGGACTACCTCTGTTTTACACGGGTCTTCACCTCCATCA GTATTCCATACCGTGTCGTTATTATACCCATGAAGAAGCTGAGCATCGCCATGGCAACGGTTAAcccctgggtgtgtgtgtcaggagaaCTGGGCGATTCAGGAGTGAGACAGATCACGAAGAACACACAAGAGATTTATTTCCAG TGTAAGAACCTGGGCAGGCTGAGCACTCTGCAGCTGGGACAGGAGAACTCGGGTTTGCTGGCCAAGTGTCTGATCGACTGTGTGATGGTGTACAATGAGATCACCGGACACACATACAA GTTCCCATGCGGCCGGTGGCTGGGGAAAGGCGTGGGTGACGGCAGCTTGGAGAGAGTCCTCATTGGTCAGCTGGTGTCACCTGGTGGGGAGGAGGACGCTGGAAGGTGGACAGGGACGCCTCCGGAGCTGGCCTCTCCTTCCCAGACCGTACGGATAGTGCTGGGATCGCTTGGCAGCCGAAGCA GGATGCAGTCTGTTGAAGTACAGGAGAACATGAGGGAGACGGCAAATAACCTTGTGAAGCACTTCCACAAACCTGAACAAGAG AGGGGAAACTTGACGGTCTTGTTATGTGGTGAAGGAGGGCTGGTGCTGTCCCTGGAGAATTTCCTCCTCCACGGGCTCAAATCCAACCGTCTCTTCCAGCGGAACGTGTTCGTGTGGGACTTTGTCG AGAAGGCAGTGGTTTCCTTGGAGACCGCTGATCAGATGGGTGATCTGCAGGGATCAACGCTGACGAAGGGTCCGCCATGCGACTTACTGTGCCACTACGTCAACGCCATCAACGCCTCGCCCCGCAACATCGGAAAAGAGGGAAAGTTCCAGCTGTTCGTCTGCCTGGGAATCAG GGACCGGCTTCTCTCCCAGTGGCTCCCCCTGTTGGCAGAGTGTCCCCTGACAGCGCGGACGTACGAGGACAGTGCTCTGCTGCGGGACCGTGCAGCCGTACACTCCCTGTCTCGCATCCTACACACGCTCAACGAGTTCGCCATCACCCTGGAGACGGCACTGGTTAAAGgagttgacctctga
- the LOC118109937 gene encoding DENN domain-containing protein 5B isoform X1 codes for MSGTAAATAAASCRFAHYFVVCGVDADTGLEPDDGAGESFEQSPIRRSFKSKLLVHYPENTDRNPFSKDAVNMLCMPRGLSFRTQTDRLDPQFHSFTLSSDDGTRSYGFVHTFYEEVTSPQIITAMHTLSQMHHVEHQSSSSSSSPSSSASSASSPSTSSMDSLVSSLDESDAESLAGISGCLGCAGSFDPARDTLYVSKALCLLTPLPFLQASRQFLSQLHQAATSQTAPPLPLESYIHNILYEVPLPPPGRSLRFHGVHRPIVCQRPGPGELPLGEYPLGEAFSLLGVDNMVQLLTCAFLETQVLLCSHDYQRLMTVAEGITTLLFPFQWQHIYLPIVSPPLHHLLDAPMPFLIGIQRRDGAQRSSLHLPHEANLCIVDIDNHCVEAPEDLPMFPNQTELIQELSEVLLRFGLSPQGGVITKPPTTTTTNAPTSPRVSSLVLEDLMEDRRNGNLGGEELAVLERLQALARRCGGGKMSDGEQTLGHVFEEEEEELKAAKLNIQLREVFAGRFSAMFGRYDEFVIHSALDLDSWLSNREGTFSFDKGSFLSVQPTTHLRFMSRFLETSMFSSFVDGKVISRWAERDPLQQLFDNRLEKEGLYDTDKDSHNCHYRKCTTLFESAQATERRLLKADHTAIHPHLLDMRIGQGRHQPGYFPKLQADVLVQGQNTNKWSSRVTASRRSEPKRSTTADHSGMDNEQRQKHTFMRKNLRQAKLLDPSPQAVTQTHREFVDGLLSECRLKTKRMLMERMGKESVDLGHGEANITGLQENTLIHGLCDLLERTWGHGLQLKQGKSALWSHLLHYQAAQGKTETPAESPGQTLTPLLWFSLFKSLSSQTLLIIGVVLAACLGSNGSEQRTFDDGALLLRGSLIQDMRFIQIMSEGLSEVGQARSWIHLALEKKMLCQHLKELLTNQKLLRQLYKPHAFLLCEEEREQFLFHLLSLNTVDYLCFTRVFTSISIPYRVVIIPMKKLSIAMATVNPWVCVSGELGDSGVRQITKNTQEIYFQCKNLGRLSTLQLGQENSGLLAKCLIDCVMVYNEITGHTYKFPCGRWLGKGVGDGSLERVLIGQLVSPGGEEDAGRWTGTPPELASPSQTVRIVLGSLGSRSRMQSVEVQENMRETANNLVKHFHKPEQERGNLTVLLCGEGGLVLSLENFLLHGLKSNRLFQRNVFVWDFVEKAVVSLETADQMGDLQGSTLTKGPPCDLLCHYVNAINASPRNIGKEGKFQLFVCLGIRDRLLSQWLPLLAECPLTARTYEDSALLRDRAAVHSLSRILHTLNEFAITLETALVKGVDL; via the exons ATGAGCGGGACTGCGGCGGCCACAGCGGCGGCTTCCTGCCGCTTCGCCCACTACTTTGTTGTGTGTGGAGTGGACGCGGACACGGGCCTGGAGCCGGACGATGGAGCAG gtgaAAGCTTCGAACAGAGCCCCATTAGACGATCCTTCAAGTCAAAGCTTCTGGTGCACTaccctgaaaacacagacaggaacCCCTTCAGTAAAGATGCCGTCAACATG CTGTGTATGCCAAGGGGTCTGTCCTTCCGCACCCAGACCGACAGACTCGATCCTCAGTTCCACTCATTTACACTTTCCTCTGATGATGGCACACGTTCCTACGGCTTTGTCCACACGTTCTACGAGGAGGTGACCAGTCCTCAGATCATCACCGCCATGCACACCCTCAGTCAGATGCACCACGTGGAGCACCAGTCCTCTTCAtcgtcctcctctccctcctcctcggcTTCATCCGCCTCCTCGCCCTCCACCTCCAGCATGGACTCTCTTGTGAGCAGCCTGGACGAGTCAGACGCCGAGTCCCTGGCTGGGATTTCTGGCTGCCTCGGCTGCGCAGGCTCCTTCGATCCAGCACGCGACACCCTGTACGTGTCCAAAGCCCTCTGCCTCCTGACGCCGCTCCCTTTTCTTCAAGCCTCACGACAGTTCCTGTCTCAGCTTCACCAGGCTGCGACGTCGCAAACagctccacctcttcctctggaGAGCTACATCCACAACATCCTGTACGAGGTGCCCCTGCCTCCACCCGGCAGGTCGCTGAGGTTCCACGGCGTGCATCGCCCCATCGTGTGCCAGCGGCCTGGGCCGGGGGAGCTGCCACTGGGGGAGTATCCTCTGGGAGAGGCCTTCTCCCTGCTGGGTGTCGACAATATGGTGCAACTACTTACCTGTGCATTTCTGGAGACTCAAGTTCTGCTTTGCTCTCACG actACCAGCGTTTGATGACGGTGGCAGAGGGCATCACCACTTTGCTTTTCCCATTCCAGTGGCAGCACATCTACCTGCCCATCGTCTCTCCGCCATTGCATCACCTCCTGGACGCCCCCATGCCCTTCCTGATCGGCATCCAGCGCAGAGATGGAGCTCAGCgatcctccctccacctcccacaCGAG GCAAACCTGTGTATCGTCGACATTGACAACCACTGTGTCGAGGCCCCCGAGGACCTGCCCATGTTTCCAAACCAGACCGAGCTCATCCAGGAACTGAGCGAGGTCCTGCTGCGTTTTGGGCTCTCTCCCCAGGGAGGTGTGATCACAaagccccccaccaccaccaccaccaacgcCCCCACCTCGCCACGTGTCAGCAGCCTGGTCCTGGAGGATCTGATGGAGGACAGAAGGAACGGGAACCTCGGCGGCGAGGAGCTGGCAGTGCTGGAGAGGCTGCAGGCTCTGGCAAGGAGGTGCGGAGGAGGGAAAATGTCAGACGGCGAGCAGACGCTGGGACACGTGttcgaagaggaggaggaagagttaaAGGCTGCGAAGCTGAACATTCAGCTGAGGGAGGTGTTTGCTGGACGTTTTTCTGCCATGTTCGGCAGGTATGACGAGTTCGTCATCCACAGCGCTCTGGATCTAGACTCATGGCTGAGCAACCGAGAGGGCACGTTCAGCTTTGACAAG GGTTCCTTCCTCTCGGTTCAGCCCACGACTCACCTGCGTTTCATGTCTCGGTTCCTGGAGACGtccatgttttcttctttcgTCGATGGGAAAGTGATTTCTCGCTGGGCAGAGAGAgatccactgcagcagctgtttgacaACCGGCTGGAGAAAGAAGGACTGTACGACACAGACAAGGACTCCCACAACTGTCACTACAGGAAGTGCACCACGCTCTTTGAGTCAG cccAGGCCACTGAACGCAGACTGCTGAAGGCCGACCACACGGCCATCCACCCCCACCTGCTCGACATGAGGATCGGACAAGGTCGTCACCAGCCGGGCTATTTCCCCAAGCTGCAGGCCGATGTGCTCGTCCAGGGACAAAACACCAACAA GTGGTCCAGTCGTGTGACAGCATCACGCAGGTCTGAGCCCAAGAGATCGACGACAGCGGATCACTCAGGAATGGATAATGAGCAGAGACAG AAGCACACGTTCATGAGGAAGAACCTCCGTCAGGCGAAGCTGCTCGACCCGTCGCCTCAAGCCGTCACTCAGACTCACCGGGAGTTTGTTGATGGGCTGCTGAGCGAGTGTCGTCTGAAG ACCAAGCGGATGCTGATGGAGAGGATGGGGAAGGAGAGTGTGGATCTCGGTCATGGAGAAGCCAACATCACGGGCCTGCAAGAAAACACACTCATCCACGGTCTGTGTGACCTACTGGAGAGAACCTGGGGCCACGGTCTGCAGCTGAAACAG GGGAAGTCTGCTCTCTGGTCCCATCTGCTTCACTACCAGGCAGCCCAGGGGAAGACAGAGACACCAGCTGAGTCTCCAGGTCAGACACTCACCCCGCTGTTAtggttttctctttttaaatcactgagCTCTCAAACTTTACTGATCATCGGTGTTGTACTCGCTGCCTGTTTAGGGTCCAACGGTTCGGAGCAGAGGACGTTTGATGACGGCGCTCTGCTCCTGAGAGGATCCTTAATACAGGACATGAG GTTTATCCAAATCATGAGTGAGGGTCTGTCCGAGGTGGGTCAGGCCCGGTCCTGGATCCATCTGGCTCTGGAGAAGAAAATGCTTTGCCAGCACCTTAAAGAGCTGCTCACAAACCAGAAGCTGCTCAG GCAGCTGTACAAACCTCATGCATTCCTGCTGtgcgaggaggagagggagcagttTCTGTTCCACCTGCTGTCTCTGAACACCGTGGACTACCTCTGTTTTACACGGGTCTTCACCTCCATCA GTATTCCATACCGTGTCGTTATTATACCCATGAAGAAGCTGAGCATCGCCATGGCAACGGTTAAcccctgggtgtgtgtgtcaggagaaCTGGGCGATTCAGGAGTGAGACAGATCACGAAGAACACACAAGAGATTTATTTCCAG TGTAAGAACCTGGGCAGGCTGAGCACTCTGCAGCTGGGACAGGAGAACTCGGGTTTGCTGGCCAAGTGTCTGATCGACTGTGTGATGGTGTACAATGAGATCACCGGACACACATACAA GTTCCCATGCGGCCGGTGGCTGGGGAAAGGCGTGGGTGACGGCAGCTTGGAGAGAGTCCTCATTGGTCAGCTGGTGTCACCTGGTGGGGAGGAGGACGCTGGAAGGTGGACAGGGACGCCTCCGGAGCTGGCCTCTCCTTCCCAGACCGTACGGATAGTGCTGGGATCGCTTGGCAGCCGAAGCA GGATGCAGTCTGTTGAAGTACAGGAGAACATGAGGGAGACGGCAAATAACCTTGTGAAGCACTTCCACAAACCTGAACAAGAG AGGGGAAACTTGACGGTCTTGTTATGTGGTGAAGGAGGGCTGGTGCTGTCCCTGGAGAATTTCCTCCTCCACGGGCTCAAATCCAACCGTCTCTTCCAGCGGAACGTGTTCGTGTGGGACTTTGTCG AGAAGGCAGTGGTTTCCTTGGAGACCGCTGATCAGATGGGTGATCTGCAGGGATCAACGCTGACGAAGGGTCCGCCATGCGACTTACTGTGCCACTACGTCAACGCCATCAACGCCTCGCCCCGCAACATCGGAAAAGAGGGAAAGTTCCAGCTGTTCGTCTGCCTGGGAATCAG GGACCGGCTTCTCTCCCAGTGGCTCCCCCTGTTGGCAGAGTGTCCCCTGACAGCGCGGACGTACGAGGACAGTGCTCTGCTGCGGGACCGTGCAGCCGTACACTCCCTGTCTCGCATCCTACACACGCTCAACGAGTTCGCCATCACCCTGGAGACGGCACTGGTTAAAGgagttgacctctga
- the sinhcaf gene encoding SIN3-HDAC complex-associated factor: MFGFHKPKMYRSLDGCCICRAKSSSSRFTDSKRYEKEFRSCFGLSETRSGEICNACVLLVKRWKKLPVGTKKNWNHVVDARGGPSLKITSRPKKIKSISKKARPSQISRLQKELKRNNSDAHSTTSSASPAQSPSYSNLSDDGSDTELSPGSSRSPVFSFLDLTYWKRQKVCCGIIYKGRFGEVLIDPHLFKPCCRKKQRQQQQQEEEEEEEEEDEEEEEEVEVEEGQGGADVEGEKSQAEEEVKEIPTCEENAEPAQLCVTMTTPPTRGVVVAAEAGW, translated from the exons ATGTTTGGCTTTCACAAGCCGAAAATGTACAGGAGTCTGGACGGCTGCTGCATCTGCCGTGCAAAGTCTTCCAGCTCTCGTTTCACGGACAGTAAGCGCTATGAGAAGGAGTTCAGGAGCTGCTTCGG GTTGAGTGAAACGAGATCTGGAGAGATCTGCAATGCCTGTGTGCTGCTGGTGAAACGATGGAAAAAGCTTCCTGTGGGAACCAAGAAGAACTGGAACcat GTTGTAGATGCCAGGGGAGGTCCCAGTTTAAAAATAACCTCCAGGCCCAAGAAAATAAAGTCCATCTCTAAGAAAGCTCGGCCGAGTCAGatcagcaggctgcagaaagagcttaaaagaaaca ATTCCGATGCTCACAGCACCACCTCCAGTGCCTCTCCCGCTCAGTCTCCCAGCTACAGCAACCTGTCGGATGACGGCTCTGACACTGAGCTCAGCCCAGGTTCCAGCCGCTCCCCAGTTTTCTCCTTCCTGGACCTCACCTACTGGAAGAG GCAAAAAGTTTGCTGTGGAATCATCTACAAGGGTCGCTTTGGAGAGGTGCTCATCGACCCACATTTGTTCAAGCCGTGCTGCCGCAAGAAacagcgacagcagcagcaacaggaggaggaagaagaagaggaggaggaggacgaggaagaggaggaagaggtggaggtagaggaaggCCAGGGGGGAGCGGATGTCGAAGGGGAAAAATCCCAGGcggaagaggaagtgaaggaaaTTCCAACTTGTGAGGAAAACGCAGAGCCGGCTCAGCTATGCGTTACCATGACAACACCTCCAACCAGGGGCGTAGTGGTGGCGGCAGAGGCAGGGTGGTAA
- the armc10 gene encoding armadillo repeat-containing protein 10, with protein sequence MGDGSITPRFGNMKALLGIVAGAGASYGIYKLISGGNFKRIKKSTTSDTPAVRSGQPGDGALQPGSLLAKVSGLDVVCPRPADAASGGIIHQSPGNLEPQHLKMLLSCLQSSNNPSDRCRILLTLGNAAAFTVNQNQIREFEGIPIIAGFLSDPAAEVRVQTLTALNNLCMNIQNQEQIKVYVPQVLELIEMSPVNSDLQLGALRLLTNLSVTDKHQHLLKDSITLLLSLLVVSNEPLQVQASKVLVNLSSNPDMMDDIVQAQAPASVVLLFDARTAPAVLLRLLTFAGNLKAWRPSAQVADELRRKQDCLFRVMLDESSQLHSRLVQLLSHPDGEIQAHVARILT encoded by the exons atgggCGATGGCAGCATCACTCCCCGGTTCGGAAACATGAAGGCGCTGCTCGGGATTGTTGCCGGAGCTGGAGCTTCCTACGGGATTTACAAGCTCATCAGCGGAGGCAACTTCAAGAGGATCAAGAAAAGCACCACCAGTGACACCCCTGCTGTCAGGAGCGGTCAGCCCGGGGATGGAGCTCTCCAGCCGGGCAGCCTGCTGGCTAAAGTGTCCGGACTGGACGTTGTCTGTCCACGACCTGCGGATGCTGCATCAG GTGGCATCATCCATCAGTCCCCTGGAAACCTGGAGCCCCAGCACCTGAAAATGCTGCTGTCATGTCTGCAGAGCAGCAATAATCCCTCTGACAGATGTCGGATCCTGCTCACGTTAGGAAACGCTGCTGCCTTCACTGTGAATCAG AACCAAATACGGGAATTTGAAGGGATTCCTATCATCGCCGGCTTCCTCTCAGATCCTGCTGCAGAGGTTCGAGTGCAGACTCTGACTGCTTTAAATAATCTCTGTATGAACATCCAGAACCAGGAGCAAATCAAG GTTTATGTGCCACAAGTGCTGGAGCTGATTGAGATGTCCCCGGTGAATTCGGACCTTCAGCTTGGTGCTCTCAGGCTGCTGACAAACCTGTCAGTCACAGACAAACACCAACACTTGCTAAAAGACTCCATTACACTGTTACTTTCTCTTCTTGTTGTGAGCAATGAACCATTACAG gTTCAGGCTTCTAAAGTCCTTGTGAATTTGTCCTCTAATCCAGATATGATGGATGACATTGTTCAAGCTCAG GCTCCAGCTTCTGTTGTGCTCCTGTTTGACGCACGAACAGCCCCTGCAGTGCTCCTGCGCCTGCTGACATTTGCGGGGAACTTGAAGGCCTGGAGGCCCTCGGCCCAGGTAGCAGATGAGCTGAGGCGGAAGCAGGACTGCCTGTTCCGAGTCATGTTGGATGAATCCTCCCAGCTCCACAGCAGGCTGGTCCAGCTGCTCTCACACCCCGATGGGGAGATTCAGGCCCACGTGGCTCGTATCTTGACGTAG